A window of the Lactuca sativa cultivar Salinas chromosome 5, Lsat_Salinas_v11, whole genome shotgun sequence genome harbors these coding sequences:
- the LOC128134264 gene encoding uncharacterized protein LOC128134264, with translation MINGRASSKDEVGDKRKFDGFPRSNKRSKFGSRIFEGEGEGGKAKWCEKCRKKHFGKYSEELTCYKCGMIGHYTNECTSNKRVCYGCNEDGHISKDCPNKKEALRPNVPPKPKARAFHMILDEEGANAIDRE, from the coding sequence atgatcaatgGAAGAGCCTCCAGCAAGGATGAAGTTGGTGATAAAAGGAAGTTTGATGGATTTCCAAGGTCCAACAAGAGGAGCAAGTTTGGTTCAAGGATATTtgaaggagaaggagaaggaggcaaagctaagtggtgtgagaagtgtagaAAGAAACACTTCGGTAAATATAGTGAAGAgttgacttgctacaagtgtggaatgATTGGGCATTACACTAACGAGTGCACAtccaacaagagggtgtgctatggatgtaacgAAGATGGGCACATTTCGAAAGACTGCCCGAATAAGAAGGAGGCACTAAGGCCTAAtgttccgccaaagccaaaggcaagagcattccacatgatcctcgatgaaGAAGGTGCCAATGCAATAGATCGTGAGTGA